GCTTTTCCCGGATCTCCTCGATGACCGGACCACCCCCGCTCGCGCGGGGAAGACGCCGTCGGCGTCACGGGAGACGAGTGCCAGGACGGACCACCCCCGCTCGCGCGGGGAAGACGACAGGGCCCCCGTGGTCTCGGTGCGCCACAGCGGACCACCCCCGCTCGCGCGGGGAAGACATCAGCCTCATCCACGTCCCCTTCGGCCATCGCGGACCACCCCCGCTCGCGCGGGGAAGACACTTCTTGACCAGCTACTTTAGGGGAGGAGTAGCCGTTTTAGCATCGGTTTGCCGGTGGACAGGCGATTACGACCAGTTGTCTCTCAGTCCGACATCGTTCGGATGCTCGTGAGGGCTCGTGTACAGGCGACGCTGCTAATCCTGGCTGGTGGCGTACGCCTGAGTTGTCGGGCGGGTTGCTCCGGCGTAGTCGTCGCCCTGGTACCGGTGGTTGTCGGTCTGGACCGGTTGGCCGAAGTCGGGTGCGTTGATCATGAGGCCGTTGCCGAGGTAGAGGCCGACGTGGTGGATGTTGTCGGGGGTGCCGTAGAAGACGAGGTCGCCTGGTTGAAGGGGTTGGCCGGGTGGCACGTGGGGGCCGGTGTCGTATTGGGCTTGGGCGGTGCGGGGTAGGGGGATGTTGGCGGCGGCGTAGGCGGCTTTGGTGAGGCCGGAGCAGTCGAAGCCGCCTTCGTGGGGACCGTCGCCGCCCCAGACGTAGGGCAGTCCGCGTTGGCCGCAGGCGTGGTTGATGGCTGCGAGTGCTGCGGGGTTGGGTGCCTGGATGGCGTTGCAGTCTCCGGTGCCGGTCGCGGCGTTGGCGTACTTCGTGGCTTGTGCGAGTACTTGGTCGACGTAGTCGTGGTCGTGGTTGTAGGCCCAGATGGCTGCTCGCAGGTCGCCTTGGTTGGCTCCGCTGTCGCAGAGGTAGTGGGCGGCGGCGTGGATGGCGTCGTGTGGGTTGTATCGGGATGGTGGCGTGGCACCGCCGTGCGGGATGGCGTGTTCGGCGGTTGTGGCGTCGAAGGTCGCGGTGAGGAACTGCATCGGGCCTCCGGCTCCGGCGTGGTTCTCGCCGTTGTGGACGCCTGGCAGTGGGGAACGGCCGTGGTCGGTTTCGACTTTGCCGATGGCGGCGAGGATGGTCCAGTCGAGCCCTGGGCACTGGGGTGCTGCGGCGTGGTAGAGGGCGAGGTAGTCGGCTGGGATGTCGGCTAGCGCTTCGTGGCTGGGTTGGGTGCGGCTGTTGCCGAACAGTGAGCTGACGATGGCGGGGGCGGTGGCGCCGATGAGGACTACGACGCCGATTGTTGCCGTGGCACAGGTGAGGACGATCTTCACGGCTCATCTCCGGAAGCGGTCGGCGGTCGATGAGGGTGGATGCGGAGCCGGTGGTGTGAGGCCTGCGGCCGCCGGCTGGGTTGTGGGCGGCGTTGGGGTTGTTGTGGCGTGGTCGTTGTGGGGCCAGAGGTGGGCGAGTTCGACGAGCCGGAGCCGACCTGCCGGGTGACGGGATGTGGCGGGGAGTGGCAGCCATCGAGCAGCGGCGGCGTCGGCGGCTCCGGCCGTATGGACGAGGTCCGAGGAGCTTGTGGCCACGGGGACGAGCGTGGCCCGGTCCAGTTCGGATAGTGCCGTGGAGAGTGCTTGTCGGGCGGTGGTTTCGCGCCGGGTGGTCGGGAGCCGGATCAGGACGGGGGTGGTGATCCCTGTTGTGGTGGCGAGCTTCTCGTAGCGGCGGACCTTGCCTGAGAGGGTTGTCAGGTCTTCTGTGCCGAAGTCGAATTCGAGGAAGAACTCGATTCGGTGGCCGTCTTCGTGCCAGCGGCCGTAGGCGTCGGGGCGGACGATGTCGCCGAAGAGCCGGCCGCAGCGCTTCTCCGACCACCAGGTGGTCAGCCGTCCTCGTGCGCCGGGGTGTCGGCTTGCGGCGACGAGGGTGCTGAAGAAGCCGTTGATGCCGACGGTGTGGGCCAGCTGTAGTGAGTGGGCGATGCCGATGGCGTCGGCGTGGCGGTAGCCGATCTTGCCGGGGTCGAGGCCGTCTTCGTAGGCCAGGGCGACGGCTCCGGCGATGTCGAGGACGTAGTGCATGGGTGCGGTGCCGGTGGTGACGAAGGGCTGGAAGCGGTCGACGACCCGCCACTTGAACAGGTCCAGCAGGCGGTGGTTGGCCGCCCGGACGGACGGGAACGCGAGTTCGGTGATCTGGTGGGTGGTGAGGACACGGTGTTCGTGCAGCATCCGGGCGAGCCATCGGTCGCGTGGTGTGAGCCGTCCGGCGAGCTGGGCGTGGTGTTGGCCGGTGGTGGCCGCGCGCGGGGTGGGTCGTCGGGGTAGATGTCCGCGCAGCGCGCGTTGAGGTGTGGGGTTGGTGATCACGGAGCGGACCGCCTTCCGGAAACAGGTGGGCGTCTACACGCTGATGCGGCAAAACGGCTTGCCACCCTCGCTGCCCGCGACACAGCCATGATCGAAGCTGTCACTGAGCTTCCGCCGATCGTGGTGAGCGACCTGTTCGGCATCCATCCCGGCACCGCCCACTCTTGGGCCAAACTCGCCCAAGCCAGCTTGGCGGAGTACCTCGCTGCCTGCGAGGCCGCCCAATAGCGCACTCGTCGAAGCTGAGGAATGAGTTTTCCGGCGCAGGTTCCGTGAGGGCGGGTAGGAGTTGGAAAGCAGATTGCCCTGAGCGGTGAAGGTTTGGTGGACTATCGAGGTGATCGATGTCGGATGGGCGAGGCAGCTGCATCAGGCCGGTTCGGATTCCGGCCTCGCGGTCGCTGCGGACGCACTGGTGGTCCATGAGCGACACACCAGGCTGGTCAGTGTCGATCCAGCGGATGGCTCCACGCGATGGGACGTCCACGTCGGCAACTGGCCCCGGGCGGTCGTCATCACTGGCCGGCGCTGCCTGGTGCTGCCGCAGCACCCTGACAAGCTGTTGTGTTTGGACCTGGATACGGGTGAGCGCATCTGGAGCAGTGATCTCCGCCGGTTCACCGGGCACCTCGTAGTGGCCGGCGATGTGGTCCTCGTCGGTGGCTGGCGCGGGTACACACCTCTGCGTGTGTTGGACACGGCTACAGGGCAGGTGCGATGGGAAACGGATGACTGCGTGCACACCGTGCGCCCTGTCGTCGCTGAGGGTGGCTTCCTGATTGGTGAGCCTGGCAGCCCGATGGTCAGGTTGATCGACCGACAGGAACTCCGAGAGCTCACTTCATGGTCCTTGCCGCAACCGCTCGTCGGTCACGACAATCAGGCAGTGTTCACGACTGATGACGGTCGCGGTTTCCTGGTGCGGTGTGGTTCGCGTTCCGTGGTGGAGATCGCACCCTCGGAGGGGACAGTGCGCGAGGTCGTTCTTGCCGAGAGTGATCTCGGGTTCTCGGCGCCGGTGCACGTCAACGGTCTGCTCTGGATATACGACCGTGAGGCCGGCTTCACTGTGGCGGATCCAGGCGATGGTCGTGTGTTGCGCAGGGTCGATGTCCGGCAACCTCTGGTTGATCAGGTTGTCCCGGTAGGCAATGGATTCGTGGTCGCCGGCACGAACGGAACTCTGTTCCACCTGGACGCCGACGGACAGGTCATCACGCGGGTCACGGTGTCCCGGAGGATCCGCGCGCTGCGCACTCTCGACTCCGTACGGGTGTTGGCGATGGCGAAGGGGACGCTGCTCGCCGCTCGAGTTGGGAATAGTGCGAGTCACGAGTAGCACCCCTTCACCAGTCAGAGGGGAACAGCGGCTAGGTGGCGCGACGTGGGTCTGCTGGGTGTTGTCCGGTGCGCTCCGGCTCGCGGTCGGTCTCGGTGGCGGGGCGCAGGGTGTTGACCTTGGCGGCTTGGCGGATGGTCTTGGTGCGTCCGGGGATGGCGGGTGGGAGTTTCTCGGTGACGGCGGTGAAGGCCGGTCGTTCCTCGCCGTGTACGACGAGTCGGGCGGCGATCTGGTAGACGCCGAGGTTGGACAGGTCGTGTTCGTTCAGGCGCGGGTGGGTGTGTCGGGCGAGTCGTCGGGCGTCTTCGGGGCTGCTGGTGAAGAAGATCTTGTTGCGGGCGTTGGTGCTGATGCCTTCTTCGAGTTCCTTGCCGAGTTGGCCGATGTACTGGTGCGCCAGGACGATGTTGAGCAGGTAGGCGCGGGCTTCGGCGAGCATGTCCTCCAAGGGGTAGGGCAGGTTGAGGAAGTTGTGGCATTCGTCGATGTAGAGCGCGCTGTCACGGCGTTGGAGTTGGGGGATCCTGGCTCGGCGGGTGGCGGCCTGCCAGGTGCGGGCGACGACGATGGAGCCGACCAGTTGGGCGGTTTCGATGCCGAGGGCGTCGCGGGCGATGCGGACCAGGCAGATTCCGCCGTTGTCGAGCACGTGTTCCATGTCTACGGTGGAAGGGCCGCCGGCGATGGCTGCGCGGACGAACGGCCGCAGCAGGAATCCGCGGACCTTGTTCATCAGCGGGGCGATCACCTGCGCGCGTCCGGCTTCGGACAGCGCGTCGTACCAGGACCAGAAGCCTTTCAGCACGTCGTCGTCGATCTGGTCGCACGCCCGTTGCCGGAACGCGGGCACGGTCAGGAGTTTGGGCAGGTCGGTCAACGTCGGCGTGCCGGGCATCGCGGTGAGGGTGAGAAGCCCGGCGCGCAGGATGTCGTCGGTGCGGGGGCCCCAGGAGGCGGCGTAGATCCGGGAGAAGATGCTGACCAGGTTGTCCACCGCGCGCGTCTTGTCCTTGCCGTCCAACGGGTTGAGCACCGGCGGACGGCTGCGGGAGTCGGCGTCGAAGAGCACGACCTTCTCTCCCAGTTCCTCGGGCAGACGCATGAGGATGTCGCTGACGAGGTCGCCTTTGGGGTCGATCACGACCACTCCGCGCCCGGCTTCGGCGTCGGCCAGGATCATCCGGGCCATCAGCTCGGACTTGCCCGATCCGGTGGCGCCGAGGATGTGCATGTGGTGGCGGGCGTCGGCTACACGCACGCCGACCGGACGGGAGTGCCCGGCATCGCTGTGACCCAACGGTTTGACCTGCTCGCCGACACTGGCGATGCCCGGAGGTGGTGGCACGGCCTTCGCGCCGGCTCGCTGCAAGCCTGGTGTGGCCTCGTCCACGGGTAGGTGTGCGATCGCGGCGAGTTCGGGGATGGAGAGGAGATCGCCCTTGCCGAGACGGCGTTGGGCCACGGTGGTGAGCGGTCGACGGAGGCGGACGCGTTTGTAGTAGTTGTGTTCGGAGTAGGCGGCGAAGGCTCCTGCGATTGCGTGTCCACGGCCGCGCAGAACGTCGCGCACTGCCTGGGTTTCCGTGGCGGTCGTGTCGTCGGTGACGGTGGTGGTGACCGCGTAGCGGACCCGGGTCTCGAACTGGTTCCCGCGCAGCTTCTCCACCACCGCCCGATCGAGGGCGGCGTGGACCAGGTTGCTCTGGTGGTCTGATGTCCGTGCCGTGGTGGCCTGTTTCGGAGTGCGGCCGGGGGTGATGGCGTCGAGCAGCCTGCCGACCAGGGTGACGGACCGGCCGGAGTGCATGTGGCGAGCAGCCCGGCGGGCCTTCGTCACCCGGGGTCCGGCGACCGGGCGGGCGAGGATCTGGACACAGGCACGTTCGTTGGGGCCGAGACCGACCGGGGCGCCCAGCAGAGCGCGGATCGGGTCGGCTCGGTGTTCGGTGCGGATCGGGAGGGCTTCGCCGCGCGCGAGCCGCAACTCGCCCCCCACCGCTTCGAGGTGTTGGCCGTTCGGCACGGCGATCGGAAGTGGCGGGATGGCGGGGGAGGAGCGTGCGTGCGCGCCCGGCCACGCGGCCTCGACGGCTCGCTCGACCATGCCGGGCGGGACCAGGCCGGGCACCCACAGGTGGATCCGAACGCCGTCGGCGTCGAAGACGAACTCGAACACCAGGTGGGGCTGGCCGCTGAACCGTCGCCGCCAACCTGGCCGCAGCAGCCCGACCAGGTTGGACCACACGGTGATCGCTCCCGTCGGATCGACGGTCGGCGGGGCGAGCACGGTGATCAACCGGGCGTCGGTGGTGAGTCGGTCGTGGAACCGTCGCCGCCATTGCGACCGTGCGACGACCGCACCTGCGATGACGAGCACCACAGCGGGACTCAGAAGCGGTCCCCACGCCACCACCACGTCGCGGAGGCCGCCGAGGAGCGTCTCGAATGCGGACCACGGGTCGCGCAGGTAGTCGCCCACGAGGGATTCAGCGATGCCTCCCGAGTGGGAGTAGGCAATGGATTGCGGCACAGCGACCTCCTCACGGCGTCAGGCGGCGTCCAGTTCGACGAAGGAATCCCCGGGCTCTGCCTCGCCGGAGGCGTAGGTGGCGAGTTCGGCCGGGTCTGATGTGACGAGGTGGTGTTCCGTAGGTGAGGCGATGGCTTGAAACGCCACGCGTTGGGTCCCGGTGGACAGCAGTCCCTGGCCTCGGTCGGCGGAGAGCAGGAACTGGCGTTCACCTTGGGAGAGGGTGAAAGTGCGGGTGATCTCGTCGGTGGCTTGGGACGCTTGGCGCAGCAGGATCTGTGTCGCGGCGTTCGCCACCACTGCTTTGCCGAGGTCCGAGCCGAGCACGTCGGCGGTGTCCTGGGTGGCGACGGTTAGACCGGCCCAGTGTTTCCGGCCTGCTTTGGCCATGCGGAACAGGAATTCCGCGCCTTGTCGTTGTTTCATCAGCAGCCACGCCTCGTCGACGACGACCACACGGCGGCGACGGATCGCCGGGTTGCTGACCTGACGCCACACCGCGTCGAGGGTGAGCAGGGTGCCGATGGGCTTCAGTTCGTCGGCCAGGTCGCGCAGCGAGTGCACGACGAGGTGGCCTTCGGGGCGGGTTGTGGTGGGTCCGGCGAACAGCGTGGAGAACGCGCCTTGGGTGTACGGGTGCAGGCGTGCGGCCAGTTCGACCGCGGCGGCGTCGGCGGCGTGGCTGAGGGTGTGGGCGAGGTCGGCGAGTAGGGGTGCCGGCCGGGTCCAGGTGCGCGGGTCGGAGGTGATCCCGGCGCGTTGGTAGGTGGCGGTGATCGCCTGGTCGAGCGCGGCGCGTTGGACGGCCGTGGGGTCGTTGCCGAGCAGCACGGCGATGACGGTGTGCAGGAACAACGACCGTCTGATCAGGGCGTCGCGGGGCGCTGTGCGACGCCCGTCGGGCCGGGTGTGGATGGGCAGGTCCAGCGGGTTGAGCTGCACGTGTTGTGCGCCGAGGTGGATCTGGGTGCCGCCGACGGCGGTGGCGAGTCGGGCGTACTCGTCCTCCGGGTCGATGACGTGGACCTCGATCCCCCGGTACAGGCTGCGCAGCAGTTCCAGCTTGACCAGGTAGGACTTGCCCGCGCCGGAGCGGCCGAGGATGACCGAGTTGTGGTTGTCCAGCGCGAACCGGTCGTGGTGGACGAGGCCTTGGCTGCCGATGTTGAAGCCGTACAGGACACCGGTGGGTGCGCCGACCGAGGTCGGGTCGGGCGGTGGCAGGTCGGGGGAGGTGAAGGGGAACGCTGCCGAGAGCGCGGCGGTGTCGAACGTTCTCCTGAGGCCGACGAGGTCCAGGCCGATCGGCAGGCAGGTGACCCAGCCCTGGAGGCTGCGGTAGGTGGTGGGCTTGGCGTCGAGCAGCATCGAGGCGGCGAGCGAGCGGACGGCGGCGACCTCGTCGGCGAGAGTCTCCTGGGTGGGTGCGTGGACGGTCAGGTAGAGGCCGAGGCGGTAGAGCTTGCCTTCACCGCGGGCGACCCGGGCGGACAGGTCGTAGGCGTCCTCGGTGGCGGCTTCGACCTGCGGGTCGAGCAGCTGACCCCTCTCGCTGCTGTGGCGACGGCCGCTTTCGAACCGGGCCAGCTGCTTCTTGAGCCGCGCGGCGGCGGTGACCGGGTCGACGGGTTCGACGTGCAGGGACACGTCGACCCGGCCGGGGTAGGTCAGCAGTGGTTGCAGCCAGCCGGGGTGGACCTCGCGTGGATAGCCGACGACGGCGAACGTGGAGACCCACTCGCCGCCGACCTCCAAGGCCCGGGAGTCGACGGCGATCGCGTCCGGTGTGAAGGCCCCGGCCCGCCCAGGTGGGCGAGACGCCGAGTCATCCCTCGGCCGACTCAGTGAATGCCGGCTCATGACCTGTACCTCCCGTCGAAGTCCGGCTCGGCATCAGTCCAGGAGTCGTCGGTGGATGCGGTGTGTTCGAACGGGTCGTCTTGCCGGTCGTCGTCGGGTGCGGTGGTGATGACCTCGTCGGAGCCGGCGAGTCCGGCGGTGGGCGGGATCAGGGAGTCGGGGTTGCAGGCCGCGGCCAGCACGCTGGTGGCCTGCCCGGCGTCGAGCACGGTCACGACGATCCCGGTGGGGGAGAGCAGCTCGACCGCCTCGCCCAGGCGACGCACCAGGCGTGTTTCGGCGGCGCGGAGGACGGACTCGGTGACCTGTCCGGCGTGCTTGGCGGCGTTGCGCCTGGCGGTGAGAGCGGCCCACGGTGATGCGCCACCGAGCCCGTCAACCGGCCCGATCGCGTGCACCGGTTCGCGGAGGATCAGCAGGACCTGACGGCGCAGCAGGTCGGTGCTGCGGGCGAGTTGGGTGAGGTAGTCGGCGTGTTCACGCGCGGCGGCCTCCAGCGCAGGGTGAGGCAGACCGCCTGCCTGCTCTCGTAGTTCGGTGATCTGCCCGGACAAGTCCAACCGTTCGGCGCGGACCAGCACCTGGATGGGTGCGGTCAGGCTGTGCAGGTAACGGCCGAACGAGGCGACGAGCGATTCCTGTTCGGTGGCTGTGCGCAGCGCGAAGTTGACCGTGGAGCACACGGCGACCAGCGCCACGCCGTCTGCGCCGAGATCCACGACACCGGCGTCGGTGACGGCCTGCGCGGGCAAGCGCAACGCCGCAGGCGAGACCTTTGCGGGGATCGAGCTGTCACCGGCGACCCGGTCCGTCAGCCAGTCGGGCGCCGGGTGGATCCCTTCGGGGGCGGCGACCCGGTGTCGGGGGCTCGTGCGTTGCCGCAACGCAGCCAGGGCCAGGCGGTCGAGGCTGATCCCATCACGCTGACCGAGCGCGAGGACCGTGACGGTCACGCCGATCGGCGTCGCGACGACCAGAAACACCGCGAGCGGCACGACCGACCGCAGGGCGGAGTACGCCCCGTACAGGACCACGGCTGTGACAGTGAGGATGAGCAACTGGCGTGCCGTGAGGTTGACCAGAACCCGGTCCTCACGATCGACATCGGCCGGGATCCGAACCGGGTGACTCATGATCGTTCACCTGCCTGTTGTGGCGTGCCCGCCGGTGGTTGCGATGGTGGCGGGTGGAACAGCGCGGGCGCGGGCGTGTGCGTCCTGGCCCGACGACCGTGGGCTCCGATGTCCGGCGTCGAGGACTGGAACACCGGCACGGCGGGCGGCGCGGCGGCTCGAACGGGACGCACGGGCGCCTCGACCACGGCCGGACGGAACTGAAGGTGCGGCGGCACCTGCGCGGTACGGATGCGGGGAGTGGCAGTGCCACCGCCTTCGCCGGGTGCGCTGAAGGAGGGTGAAGTAGGGCGTCCTACCGGACGGAGGAGTGGCTCCGCGCTCGTGGGCGAGGTGTCTTCGACGGCGGCACGGAACTCCGGTGCGGCCGTACTGCCGGCGGGGTTCCAGTTGGCAAGGTCGTGAGTAGGAGTCTGGGCAGCGGGCTGAAGGAACCGCAGATGCTGCTGGCCCGACACGGTGCGCCGCCACGCGAACTCCTGCGCACGTTGGCTGTGGAGGCGACGCCCGATCGCCTCGGGCGTGAACAGGCCGTCGACACCGCCCCACTCCCGCACCGGCGCGGGCCACATCGGGTCACGCCTACGCGGCGCGCGGACACCATGACCCGCACCTCCCGCCGTGGACCCGACGCGGGGGCCCCGGCTTCGGCCGCCGAGCATGCCCATCGCCTTACCGAACACGAGCGCGCGCCCCAACCCGCCGACGAACGACCGTCGTCCACCACCGCCGACCTGGACCTGTCGCAGCACCCAACCGGGAATCTTCACCAGGATCCACACCAGGGCGATCAGCACGACCAGGTTGACCAGCCCGTCCGCCGTCGGCAGGCCGAAGAAGTGGAAGCCGCCGGGCTGTAGGAACACCTTCAACGCGCAGATCAGCGCCAGGCTCTGGCCGACCTGGATGCCCAGCACCCCGGCCCCGGCACGCCAGAACCACTGCGCCAGGCCCTCGGTCTGCGGCAGGCCGTGGCACATCAACGCCAGCGGCGCCCCGGCCAGCAGGATCACCGTGAGGGCGACCCGCACGATGTAGCCGACCAGCAACGCCACCAGCAGCACGGTCAGCACCACCGCCAGCATCCCGGCGAACAACCCGCCCGTGACGATCGAGCCGGCGACCAGGCTGACGAACAGCTCGGTGACCGCCTTCCCA
This is a stretch of genomic DNA from Saccharothrix ecbatanensis. It encodes these proteins:
- a CDS encoding PrgI family protein, translated to MSHPVRIPADVDREDRVLVNLTARQLLILTVTAVVLYGAYSALRSVVPLAVFLVVATPIGVTVTVLALGQRDGISLDRLALAALRQRTSPRHRVAAPEGIHPAPDWLTDRVAGDSSIPAKVSPAALRLPAQAVTDAGVVDLGADGVALVAVCSTVNFALRTATEQESLVASFGRYLHSLTAPIQVLVRAERLDLSGQITELREQAGGLPHPALEAAAREHADYLTQLARSTDLLRRQVLLILREPVHAIGPVDGLGGASPWAALTARRNAAKHAGQVTESVLRAAETRLVRRLGEAVELLSPTGIVVTVLDAGQATSVLAAACNPDSLIPPTAGLAGSDEVITTAPDDDRQDDPFEHTASTDDSWTDAEPDFDGRYRS
- a CDS encoding outer membrane protein assembly factor BamB family protein; its protein translation is MIDVGWARQLHQAGSDSGLAVAADALVVHERHTRLVSVDPADGSTRWDVHVGNWPRAVVITGRRCLVLPQHPDKLLCLDLDTGERIWSSDLRRFTGHLVVAGDVVLVGGWRGYTPLRVLDTATGQVRWETDDCVHTVRPVVAEGGFLIGEPGSPMVRLIDRQELRELTSWSLPQPLVGHDNQAVFTTDDGRGFLVRCGSRSVVEIAPSEGTVREVVLAESDLGFSAPVHVNGLLWIYDREAGFTVADPGDGRVLRRVDVRQPLVDQVVPVGNGFVVAGTNGTLFHLDADGQVITRVTVSRRIRALRTLDSVRVLAMAKGTLLAARVGNSASHE
- a CDS encoding C40 family peptidase; this encodes MVLTCATATIGVVVLIGATAPAIVSSLFGNSRTQPSHEALADIPADYLALYHAAAPQCPGLDWTILAAIGKVETDHGRSPLPGVHNGENHAGAGGPMQFLTATFDATTAEHAIPHGGATPPSRYNPHDAIHAAAHYLCDSGANQGDLRAAIWAYNHDHDYVDQVLAQATKYANAATGTGDCNAIQAPNPAALAAINHACGQRGLPYVWGGDGPHEGGFDCSGLTKAAYAAANIPLPRTAQAQYDTGPHVPPGQPLQPGDLVFYGTPDNIHHVGLYLGNGLMINAPDFGQPVQTDNHRYQGDDYAGATRPTTQAYATSQD
- a CDS encoding type IV secretory system conjugative DNA transfer family protein, which translates into the protein MPQSIAYSHSGGIAESLVGDYLRDPWSAFETLLGGLRDVVVAWGPLLSPAVVLVIAGAVVARSQWRRRFHDRLTTDARLITVLAPPTVDPTGAITVWSNLVGLLRPGWRRRFSGQPHLVFEFVFDADGVRIHLWVPGLVPPGMVERAVEAAWPGAHARSSPAIPPLPIAVPNGQHLEAVGGELRLARGEALPIRTEHRADPIRALLGAPVGLGPNERACVQILARPVAGPRVTKARRAARHMHSGRSVTLVGRLLDAITPGRTPKQATTARTSDHQSNLVHAALDRAVVEKLRGNQFETRVRYAVTTTVTDDTTATETQAVRDVLRGRGHAIAGAFAAYSEHNYYKRVRLRRPLTTVAQRRLGKGDLLSIPELAAIAHLPVDEATPGLQRAGAKAVPPPPGIASVGEQVKPLGHSDAGHSRPVGVRVADARHHMHILGATGSGKSELMARMILADAEAGRGVVVIDPKGDLVSDILMRLPEELGEKVVLFDADSRSRPPVLNPLDGKDKTRAVDNLVSIFSRIYAASWGPRTDDILRAGLLTLTAMPGTPTLTDLPKLLTVPAFRQRACDQIDDDVLKGFWSWYDALSEAGRAQVIAPLMNKVRGFLLRPFVRAAIAGGPSTVDMEHVLDNGGICLVRIARDALGIETAQLVGSIVVARTWQAATRRARIPQLQRRDSALYIDECHNFLNLPYPLEDMLAEARAYLLNIVLAHQYIGQLGKELEEGISTNARNKIFFTSSPEDARRLARHTHPRLNEHDLSNLGVYQIAARLVVHGEERPAFTAVTEKLPPAIPGRTKTIRQAAKVNTLRPATETDREPERTGQHPADPRRAT
- a CDS encoding replication-relaxation family protein; this encodes MITNPTPQRALRGHLPRRPTPRAATTGQHHAQLAGRLTPRDRWLARMLHEHRVLTTHQITELAFPSVRAANHRLLDLFKWRVVDRFQPFVTTGTAPMHYVLDIAGAVALAYEDGLDPGKIGYRHADAIGIAHSLQLAHTVGINGFFSTLVAASRHPGARGRLTTWWSEKRCGRLFGDIVRPDAYGRWHEDGHRIEFFLEFDFGTEDLTTLSGKVRRYEKLATTTGITTPVLIRLPTTRRETTARQALSTALSELDRATLVPVATSSSDLVHTAGAADAAAARWLPLPATSRHPAGRLRLVELAHLWPHNDHATTTPTPPTTQPAAAGLTPPAPHPPSSTADRFRR
- a CDS encoding VirB4 family type IV secretion system protein, coding for MSRHSLSRPRDDSASRPPGRAGAFTPDAIAVDSRALEVGGEWVSTFAVVGYPREVHPGWLQPLLTYPGRVDVSLHVEPVDPVTAAARLKKQLARFESGRRHSSERGQLLDPQVEAATEDAYDLSARVARGEGKLYRLGLYLTVHAPTQETLADEVAAVRSLAASMLLDAKPTTYRSLQGWVTCLPIGLDLVGLRRTFDTAALSAAFPFTSPDLPPPDPTSVGAPTGVLYGFNIGSQGLVHHDRFALDNHNSVILGRSGAGKSYLVKLELLRSLYRGIEVHVIDPEDEYARLATAVGGTQIHLGAQHVQLNPLDLPIHTRPDGRRTAPRDALIRRSLFLHTVIAVLLGNDPTAVQRAALDQAITATYQRAGITSDPRTWTRPAPLLADLAHTLSHAADAAAVELAARLHPYTQGAFSTLFAGPTTTRPEGHLVVHSLRDLADELKPIGTLLTLDAVWRQVSNPAIRRRRVVVVDEAWLLMKQRQGAEFLFRMAKAGRKHWAGLTVATQDTADVLGSDLGKAVVANAATQILLRQASQATDEITRTFTLSQGERQFLLSADRGQGLLSTGTQRVAFQAIASPTEHHLVTSDPAELATYASGEAEPGDSFVELDAA